The following coding sequences are from one Granulicella sp. L56 window:
- a CDS encoding DUF3857 domain-containing protein, whose protein sequence is MKSMPGCRSLCQVFFAALLILSSPLARADKWMTPTPEELSMTSQPEVPGAAAVYLYREEITEDNMHVLHVYERLKVLTESGKKYANVELGYSSSFDNGSISIEEIEGRTIHPDGTIIPFIGKAYQKLIEKTRGAKYMAKVFTLPDVEVGSIIEYRYDQRLDDNYFMAPRWYIQSDLYTRKAHYVWKPTSKPLISNDGHGNLTNTIAWTPILPPGAELQHSTLPAVNFNPEQQVFELNVHDIAPVPNEDYMPPTSSLSYRVLFYYTPYRNGLDFWKNQGKYWSKMHDKFIGPGPGVEAAVKDLTLPTDTQEQKLRKLYAAVMQLENTDFTREHSSAEEKAAGSKPIRSTDDVWERKRGSSDQLSDLFVAMARAAGMKAYVAAVTNRDRNVFLPNYLSLAQLDDDLAIVSVDGKEQYFDPGSRFCPYGQLAWKHSFAEGLRQTDDGTAVAKAPGEPYTASRIQRVGDLNMDEHGVAGGQISMTYIGAYALYWRQRSLKGDATSLEHDLRTTVEELLPAGMDVKVASIEKLADYEQPLRVTFMVHGEIGSSTGKRLIIPADVFEVNSKPSFPHEKREVPVYFDYAFVDQDAVRVNFPASLKVESMPPSDKVQLQSLAAYDIATASTPTSVTVRHNYSLGTIIFLPKEYSDLRSFYSKMETDNQGSVVLISAAKSAGNSTTAAN, encoded by the coding sequence ATGAAATCCATGCCAGGCTGTCGTTCTCTCTGCCAAGTATTTTTTGCTGCCCTGCTAATTCTGTCTTCACCGCTTGCGCGTGCGGACAAGTGGATGACACCGACGCCGGAAGAGCTTTCGATGACATCGCAGCCCGAAGTTCCGGGCGCCGCCGCAGTCTACCTCTACCGCGAAGAAATTACCGAAGACAATATGCATGTGTTGCATGTCTATGAGCGGCTTAAAGTGCTCACCGAAAGCGGTAAGAAGTATGCCAATGTGGAGCTGGGATACTCTTCGAGCTTCGACAATGGAAGCATCTCGATCGAAGAGATTGAAGGCCGGACGATCCATCCCGACGGCACGATTATTCCTTTTATCGGCAAGGCCTATCAGAAGCTCATCGAGAAGACGCGGGGAGCGAAGTATATGGCCAAGGTCTTTACGCTGCCCGATGTCGAGGTAGGCAGTATCATCGAGTACCGTTATGACCAGCGCCTGGACGACAACTATTTTATGGCGCCGCGCTGGTATATTCAGTCCGATCTTTACACCCGTAAAGCGCACTATGTGTGGAAGCCGACCAGTAAGCCACTGATCTCCAACGACGGGCATGGCAATCTTACCAACACGATTGCGTGGACTCCAATTCTTCCTCCCGGAGCTGAACTTCAGCACTCGACCCTTCCAGCAGTCAATTTCAATCCGGAGCAGCAGGTCTTCGAACTCAACGTGCACGACATCGCTCCCGTGCCGAACGAAGATTACATGCCGCCTACCTCCAGCCTCAGCTATCGCGTGCTTTTCTATTACACCCCGTACCGCAATGGGCTGGATTTCTGGAAGAACCAGGGAAAATACTGGTCGAAGATGCATGACAAGTTCATTGGCCCCGGCCCTGGTGTTGAAGCAGCCGTCAAAGACCTGACCTTGCCGACCGATACGCAGGAGCAGAAGCTTCGCAAGCTCTATGCCGCGGTGATGCAACTGGAAAACACGGACTTCACGCGGGAACACTCCAGCGCGGAAGAGAAGGCAGCAGGCAGCAAGCCCATTCGCTCTACCGATGATGTGTGGGAGCGTAAGCGCGGCAGCAGCGATCAGCTATCCGACTTGTTCGTTGCCATGGCTCGCGCTGCCGGAATGAAGGCTTATGTTGCCGCGGTTACGAATCGAGACCGGAATGTATTTCTGCCAAACTATCTCAGTCTCGCGCAGCTTGATGACGATCTTGCCATTGTCAGCGTAGATGGGAAGGAGCAATACTTCGATCCCGGGTCTCGGTTCTGCCCATACGGGCAGTTGGCGTGGAAGCACTCGTTTGCCGAGGGCCTTCGTCAGACCGATGATGGCACGGCAGTTGCGAAGGCCCCTGGGGAGCCTTACACGGCTTCGCGCATTCAGCGTGTCGGCGACCTGAACATGGACGAGCATGGGGTTGCCGGTGGACAGATCAGCATGACCTACATCGGAGCGTACGCTTTGTATTGGCGGCAGCGTTCGCTTAAGGGAGATGCGACCAGCCTCGAACATGACCTTCGCACCACTGTCGAAGAGCTTTTGCCTGCGGGGATGGACGTCAAGGTAGCTTCCATCGAAAAGCTTGCAGACTACGAACAGCCTCTTCGCGTGACTTTTATGGTCCATGGAGAGATCGGTTCTTCGACAGGCAAGCGCCTGATTATTCCGGCCGATGTCTTCGAGGTCAATTCGAAGCCGAGCTTTCCTCATGAGAAGCGAGAGGTACCGGTTTATTTCGACTATGCCTTCGTCGATCAGGATGCGGTTCGCGTCAACTTTCCGGCCTCGCTGAAGGTGGAATCGATGCCCCCAAGCGATAAGGTTCAGCTTCAGAGTCTCGCCGCGTACGATATTGCAACTGCCTCTACCCCGACCAGCGTCACCGTACGGCATAACTACTCTCTGGGGACGATCATCTTTCTTCCCAAGGAATACTCTGACCTCCGCAGCTTCTACTCAAAGATGGAGACAGATAATCAGGGGAGCGTTGTTCTTATCTCTGCGGCGAAGTCGGCAGGAAATTCCACGACCGCAGCGAATTAG
- a CDS encoding TlpA family protein disulfide reductase has product MMKLVDARFPLSGRRRMLLTGCCWTLLTVCSAGLILFSLPPSAVQAAPALLSSPAEASDVLAPVASRKPAPNFTLTDEQGKAITLSSYKGKVVLLDFWATWCGGCKREIPWYIEFDKKYRKQGLAVIGVSMDEDGWKTVKPFLAKKIDDETGGMIAMQYPIVIGSDSMATRFGLTSMPMTLLIDKQGRIAVSHTGVVDKADFEHHIQILLK; this is encoded by the coding sequence ATGATGAAACTGGTTGACGCTCGATTCCCCCTGTCCGGTAGACGCAGGATGCTGCTCACCGGTTGTTGCTGGACCTTGCTGACAGTCTGCTCCGCAGGATTGATTCTGTTCAGCCTCCCTCCGTCTGCGGTGCAGGCTGCGCCAGCGTTACTCTCCAGTCCGGCGGAAGCTTCCGATGTGCTGGCGCCTGTCGCAAGCAGAAAACCTGCGCCGAACTTCACGCTGACCGACGAGCAGGGGAAGGCGATTACCTTATCGAGTTACAAAGGCAAGGTTGTGTTGCTGGACTTCTGGGCGACATGGTGCGGCGGCTGCAAGCGGGAGATTCCCTGGTACATCGAGTTCGACAAGAAATACCGGAAGCAGGGGTTGGCGGTCATCGGCGTGTCGATGGATGAGGACGGTTGGAAGACGGTCAAACCTTTTCTGGCGAAGAAAATAGATGATGAGACCGGAGGAATGATTGCGATGCAATATCCCATCGTGATCGGCAGCGATTCGATGGCAACGCGGTTTGGCCTTACTTCGATGCCCATGACTTTGCTGATCGACAAGCAGGGAAGAATCGCTGTCTCGCACACCGGAGTTGTCGACAAAGCCGACTTCGAGCACCATATCCAAATCTTGCTGAAGTAG